From Phragmitibacter flavus, the proteins below share one genomic window:
- a CDS encoding tyrosine-type recombinase/integrase: MNRETYSAYDLEGRRKYLTQEEGRRFLKIARRRKRAEALFCMTIYYTGMRISEALALSGQDIDFSTGVIRIRSLKKRERREFRRIPVPNSLLSGLRQLRGDRTEGPLWTFSRTTGWRIIKQIMNEAEISGIHATTKGLRHAFGVRGAIAKIPLNLLQLWFGHSQSATTAIYLNVRDDEERTLIRRTWK; this comes from the coding sequence ATGAACCGAGAAACCTACAGCGCCTATGACCTCGAGGGTCGGCGGAAATATCTTACTCAGGAAGAGGGGCGCAGGTTCCTTAAAATTGCTCGCAGGCGGAAACGCGCTGAGGCACTTTTCTGCATGACGATCTACTACACCGGAATGCGGATTTCGGAGGCTTTGGCGCTGTCGGGTCAGGACATCGATTTCTCCACAGGTGTGATCCGTATACGATCGTTGAAGAAGCGCGAGCGCCGGGAATTCAGGCGAATTCCCGTGCCCAACTCACTTTTGTCGGGACTGCGACAATTGAGGGGAGACAGGACCGAAGGACCGCTTTGGACATTTTCCCGAACCACTGGTTGGAGAATCATCAAGCAGATCATGAACGAAGCGGAAATATCAGGTATACATGCGACAACAAAAGGACTGAGACATGCTTTTGGAGTCAGAGGCGCAATCGCCAAAATCCCCCTCAATTTATTGCAGCTTTGGTTTGGCCATTCCCAGTCAGCCACCACTGCGATTTATCTTAATGTGAGGGATGACGAAGAGCGAACGCTGATTCGAAGAACGTGGAAATAG
- a CDS encoding ArdC family protein → MQKRIGGNNMKQDIYQQVTDRIITQLEQGVVPWKSPYFSKVGFPQNFSTGKAYQGINVFLLGSLRFTSPYFLTFIQAKELGGHVRKGERGSLVVKYGTYTKEDEHAATGEDPETRRFLKAYTVFHASQIEGIEFPAVENLPELSLTEKTARARNIVAGMPNAPVIKEGKAIPCYRPGTDSVHMPEAGFFGSEEEYYSTLFHELAHSTGHSKRLARKSLLENKGIDAGGDTAIKTYAEEELLAEMGASFLNAHAGIMEDELSNSAAYLQSWINALKSKDAKGWIIRAASQAQKAANYILNTQPEEVA, encoded by the coding sequence ATGCAAAAACGCATCGGAGGAAACAATATGAAACAAGACATCTACCAACAAGTTACAGACCGCATTATCACCCAACTGGAACAAGGAGTTGTTCCGTGGAAATCACCCTACTTCTCAAAGGTGGGGTTCCCGCAGAACTTTTCAACAGGCAAAGCCTATCAGGGAATTAACGTCTTCCTGCTTGGAAGCCTTCGCTTCACATCCCCCTATTTTCTGACCTTCATTCAGGCCAAAGAACTTGGCGGACATGTCAGGAAAGGTGAACGCGGTTCGCTGGTCGTTAAATACGGCACCTATACCAAAGAGGACGAGCACGCAGCCACAGGGGAAGACCCGGAAACCCGCCGCTTCCTGAAGGCCTACACCGTCTTCCATGCCTCGCAGATCGAAGGCATCGAGTTTCCTGCAGTGGAAAATCTGCCCGAACTTTCCTTGACGGAAAAGACCGCCCGCGCACGTAACATTGTGGCAGGAATGCCAAACGCTCCCGTTATCAAGGAAGGGAAAGCAATCCCCTGCTACCGTCCCGGAACTGACAGCGTCCACATGCCGGAAGCGGGATTTTTTGGCAGTGAAGAAGAGTATTATTCCACACTATTTCACGAACTGGCGCACAGCACCGGCCACAGTAAACGCCTTGCCCGCAAATCCCTGCTTGAGAACAAGGGCATTGACGCAGGCGGAGACACTGCAATCAAGACCTACGCCGAGGAAGAACTGTTGGCCGAAATGGGGGCTTCATTTCTGAACGCCCACGCCGGAATCATGGAAGACGAGCTTTCAAACTCAGCCGCCTACCTGCAAAGCTGGATCAATGCCCTTAAATCCAAGGACGCAAAAGGCTGGATCATTCGCGCAGCCTCACAGGCGCAAAAGGCCGCGAACTACATCCTGAACACTCAACCAGAGGAGGTCGCATAA
- a CDS encoding thermonuclease family protein, with protein MIQRLALTALMVLWLVPANAAEYSVTGKVVGVHDGDTITIVDEDKVQLKIRLASIDAPESAQPFSAASKKALSDMVFGKRVRVDVQGNDRYRRAIGDVYVGKKWVNLALVEQGMAWQYLQYSKDPELRAAEQRARELKLGLWQDKKPTPPWLWRKAKRTNAGR; from the coding sequence ATGATTCAAAGGCTGGCATTAACAGCCCTAATGGTTCTGTGGCTGGTGCCTGCGAATGCGGCTGAATACAGCGTAACCGGTAAAGTGGTGGGAGTGCATGACGGGGACACGATCACCATAGTGGATGAAGACAAAGTTCAGCTCAAGATCAGGCTGGCCTCCATAGATGCCCCGGAATCAGCGCAGCCTTTTAGCGCGGCTTCAAAGAAAGCGCTGTCTGACATGGTATTTGGAAAGCGGGTAAGGGTGGATGTGCAGGGCAATGACCGCTACCGCAGGGCGATAGGGGACGTTTATGTTGGTAAGAAATGGGTGAACCTCGCACTAGTTGAACAGGGCATGGCGTGGCAGTATCTTCAATACAGCAAAGACCCGGAACTGAGGGCAGCAGAGCAGCGTGCGCGGGAATTGAAACTTGGCTTGTGGCAGGATAAAAAGCCCACCCCGCCCTGGCTGTGGCGCAAAGCCAAGAGGACAAACGCGGGGAGGTAA
- a CDS encoding LexA family protein produces the protein MERSNKLGGKRDGAGRPRKFAQYEEPTTRIRVPVSLTDDIYRFISSDIRIPLFSSVAPAGFVSPADDFIETTFTVKELVEYFMQRPAATFLVRISGWSMKNAGINDGSIVICDRGLDPADGDVVLASVDGQVTCKRLRLEGETVVLCPDNEEFEPVIVGALSDLVVWGVVTGNFNMHRNANGSKGKGKKMSRIKMGATGSVAPSKTKKAS, from the coding sequence ATGGAGCGAAGCAACAAACTTGGCGGGAAGCGGGACGGTGCCGGAAGGCCTCGGAAATTCGCGCAATATGAGGAGCCTACCACCCGCATTCGGGTGCCAGTGAGCCTTACCGATGACATTTACCGTTTCATCAGCTCCGATATTCGCATACCGCTGTTTTCGTCGGTGGCTCCTGCGGGTTTTGTGTCTCCTGCGGATGACTTCATTGAAACGACATTCACCGTTAAGGAGCTGGTGGAGTATTTCATGCAGCGACCGGCAGCCACATTCCTGGTGCGCATTTCCGGCTGGTCGATGAAGAATGCAGGCATCAATGATGGCTCTATTGTCATTTGCGACCGTGGGCTTGACCCTGCGGATGGTGACGTGGTGCTTGCCTCGGTTGACGGTCAGGTGACGTGCAAACGCCTGCGGCTGGAAGGGGAGACAGTGGTCTTGTGTCCTGACAATGAAGAATTTGAGCCGGTGATCGTCGGGGCGCTGAGCGATCTTGTGGTGTGGGGTGTCGTCACCGGGAATTTCAACATGCACAGGAACGCCAATGGCTCCAAAGGCAAAGGCAAGAAGATGTCCCGAATCAAAATGGGCGCGACTGGTTCGGTAGCCCCTTCCAAAACCAAAAAGGCTTCCTGA
- a CDS encoding Y-family DNA polymerase, whose protein sequence is MFALVDCNNFYASCERVFNPSLEGKPIVVLSNNDGCVIARSNEAKALGIKMGEPYFKGRELMEKNRVVVFSSNYELYGDMSARVMQTLLLHTPVIENYSIDEAFLDMDGFGKPLEHAANLRRIVKQWTGIPVSVGIGPTKTLSKVANRIAKKALVNVGVCGLLTAEEITAALVSFPVEDVWGIGRQSAGFLAKHGIGTAEQFRAMPDNWIRKNMHVVGLRIAWELRGIKCHELEFTPPAKKSICVSRSFSERLTAMESVSEALLTHTARAGEKLRHNRLLATRMMVFLHTSPHAPNEPFYYGKLPIKLPFPTNDTLDLSHFAVAALKQVFKAGHRYMKCGLELSEMVAEGTENLELFAPVKKERNHALMKAMDELNQKMGRNTVVFAGSGVKREWFTKRDLRSPRYTTDMNELVIAYAN, encoded by the coding sequence ATGTTTGCCCTGGTTGACTGCAATAATTTTTACGCCTCCTGCGAACGGGTTTTCAACCCTTCGCTTGAAGGCAAGCCCATCGTAGTTCTGTCGAATAATGATGGCTGTGTTATCGCCAGGTCTAATGAGGCAAAAGCCCTCGGCATCAAAATGGGCGAGCCTTATTTCAAGGGGCGAGAGCTGATGGAGAAAAACCGCGTGGTGGTGTTTTCCTCAAATTACGAACTCTATGGCGACATGTCGGCGCGGGTGATGCAGACCTTGCTGCTGCACACGCCGGTCATTGAGAATTACTCAATTGATGAGGCGTTCCTCGATATGGATGGGTTCGGGAAGCCGCTTGAACATGCGGCAAACCTGCGCCGCATTGTGAAACAGTGGACGGGGATTCCGGTTAGTGTCGGCATCGGGCCGACAAAGACCCTGAGCAAAGTTGCGAACAGGATCGCCAAAAAAGCTCTGGTGAATGTGGGTGTTTGCGGGCTGCTCACCGCTGAGGAAATCACGGCTGCGCTTGTGAGTTTCCCTGTAGAAGATGTGTGGGGGATTGGGCGGCAGTCGGCTGGCTTCCTTGCAAAGCACGGGATCGGCACGGCAGAGCAATTCCGGGCAATGCCTGACAACTGGATTCGGAAGAACATGCATGTGGTGGGGCTTCGCATTGCCTGGGAGCTGCGCGGCATCAAATGCCATGAGCTTGAGTTCACGCCTCCGGCCAAGAAGAGTATTTGTGTCTCGCGTTCCTTTTCAGAGAGGCTGACTGCTATGGAATCCGTTAGCGAAGCACTGCTTACGCATACGGCGAGGGCAGGGGAGAAGCTGCGGCATAACCGGCTGCTGGCAACGCGTATGATGGTCTTCCTGCACACAAGTCCGCATGCCCCCAATGAGCCTTTTTATTACGGCAAGTTGCCGATAAAACTCCCGTTCCCGACGAATGACACTTTGGATTTGAGTCATTTTGCCGTGGCTGCTTTGAAACAGGTTTTCAAGGCAGGGCACCGCTACATGAAATGCGGGCTGGAGCTTTCGGAGATGGTTGCAGAAGGAACGGAAAATCTTGAGCTGTTCGCTCCGGTCAAGAAGGAGCGGAACCATGCCTTGATGAAGGCCATGGATGAGCTGAACCAGAAAATGGGTCGGAACACGGTAGTTTTTGCTGGGTCTGGAGTGAAGCGCGAATGGTTCACCAAGCGCGACCTCCGTTCCCCGCGCTATACCACTGACATGAATGAACTGGTGATCGCATACGCGAACTGA
- a CDS encoding S8 family peptidase yields MAQEEQRKRHLRVERFYSQKDYKSKKRGNSPTTPTRHNFAGHGRALDRQIQSIDASYQVLAQSWEGNESIKARGISVELESAPNTFIPVDRLIENGWELLNERTVQSGHTLLNNQTWFVPDGKLSVLDEIVNSYLTQKHRGKPLYRPLVEAIERVHLAAAKELWTETEPFPANDELWLEIWLRRGASENEREVILKQFVILAEQQGIRVGKGRIKLPEHTILAAFGRGSDFARDVAVLNCISEIRRGRDYADVFSGMLPSEQIEYGDDLLVRISDSDPNAPWISVLDTGINRGHPMLEKLIGEEDNMTIELSWSSGDDDNHGTLMAGLCLYGDLAGILSGTQRVEMPVNVEGVKIVPPPLQKNTDEKLAGYYTAQGVSLSEARRRDRRRIWCITTTMSEPNQAIPTSWSSQMDNLAAGVDNEGELRRLLCLSAGNIPQDLWKDYPASNYQHTVRNPGQSWNALCVGAYTELQTIRLASSYTPLAIRGALSPVSSTSIEWANHWPNKPDIVFEGGNAGYQAANHSTLNLDELMLLSTHAQYNEGVFGTTSGTSPATALAARMAAILMAEYPDYSPETIRGLMIHSAHWTDAMETTIPREKSRLKSDRATFLLRTVGYGVPNLRRAIECSKNSATLISECQIQPFKIEGEKTLFNKMHLHSLPWPANTLTTNPTEKVRMRVTLSYFIEPNPGNRGYTSQFRYASCALRFKVSAPGQAAEDLNADVNKIASDEFITDDRQHVRGSTDGWLLGQECFKGSIHSDMWEGSAADLISMKHIAVYPVTGWWRTRSSHDRAEAIMNYSLIVSIECAKESVDIYSEIETVIENTIMLQQTV; encoded by the coding sequence ATGGCGCAAGAAGAACAAAGAAAGCGCCACCTACGCGTTGAACGATTTTATTCTCAAAAGGATTACAAGTCCAAGAAAAGAGGTAATTCCCCTACTACACCCACTCGTCACAATTTCGCGGGGCATGGGAGGGCACTTGATCGACAGATCCAATCCATAGACGCTAGCTATCAGGTGCTTGCACAAAGCTGGGAAGGAAATGAATCTATCAAGGCTCGGGGAATATCTGTAGAACTTGAGAGTGCGCCAAATACTTTTATTCCGGTAGATCGGCTTATTGAAAATGGGTGGGAATTGCTGAATGAGCGAACAGTTCAATCTGGCCATACGCTGCTGAACAATCAGACCTGGTTTGTGCCCGACGGAAAACTCTCGGTCCTCGATGAAATAGTAAATAGTTATCTGACTCAGAAACACAGAGGCAAACCCCTATATCGACCGCTCGTTGAAGCTATTGAACGTGTCCACTTAGCCGCAGCCAAGGAACTATGGACAGAAACGGAACCCTTTCCTGCAAACGACGAGCTATGGTTAGAAATATGGTTGCGACGCGGTGCTTCCGAAAACGAACGCGAGGTCATTCTAAAACAATTTGTAATCCTCGCTGAGCAACAAGGTATTCGCGTTGGGAAAGGTAGGATCAAATTACCTGAACATACGATTCTTGCAGCGTTCGGTCGTGGAAGTGATTTTGCAAGGGATGTTGCAGTGCTCAACTGCATTTCTGAGATTCGACGAGGTCGTGACTACGCTGACGTATTTTCCGGCATGCTTCCATCCGAGCAAATTGAATATGGAGATGATCTGCTGGTGCGAATCTCAGATTCAGATCCTAATGCACCATGGATCAGTGTTCTGGACACTGGAATCAATCGTGGCCATCCGATGCTCGAAAAGCTCATCGGAGAAGAGGATAACATGACCATTGAACTAAGCTGGAGCTCAGGCGATGATGACAATCACGGAACTCTTATGGCCGGATTGTGTCTGTATGGCGACTTAGCTGGAATACTTTCAGGAACCCAACGCGTTGAAATGCCTGTAAATGTGGAGGGCGTAAAAATAGTGCCGCCGCCTCTTCAAAAAAATACTGATGAAAAACTCGCTGGCTACTATACAGCGCAGGGTGTTTCTCTATCTGAGGCACGCAGACGCGATCGGAGAAGAATCTGGTGCATCACCACCACGATGTCAGAACCCAATCAAGCGATTCCCACATCATGGTCCTCGCAAATGGATAATTTAGCAGCGGGAGTTGACAATGAAGGGGAGTTGCGTCGACTTTTGTGTTTAAGCGCAGGAAACATTCCACAAGATTTATGGAAAGACTATCCGGCGTCTAATTACCAACACACAGTTCGCAATCCAGGACAGTCATGGAATGCACTTTGTGTTGGCGCGTATACTGAGTTACAGACGATTCGACTCGCTTCTTCGTATACTCCTCTTGCAATTCGTGGTGCGCTCTCACCAGTCAGCAGCACGTCCATTGAATGGGCTAACCATTGGCCAAATAAACCTGACATCGTTTTTGAAGGCGGAAACGCAGGCTATCAAGCGGCTAACCATTCTACCCTGAATCTCGACGAACTGATGTTACTATCCACCCACGCTCAATACAATGAGGGCGTGTTCGGCACCACATCCGGAACGAGTCCAGCCACAGCTTTGGCTGCCAGAATGGCGGCCATCCTGATGGCGGAATATCCCGATTACTCACCTGAGACCATCCGGGGATTGATGATTCATTCCGCTCATTGGACAGATGCGATGGAAACAACAATCCCACGAGAAAAAAGTCGGCTGAAATCCGATAGGGCTACCTTTCTCTTGCGAACGGTTGGCTATGGCGTGCCAAATCTTCGTCGCGCCATTGAATGCTCTAAAAATAGCGCAACCCTGATTTCTGAATGTCAAATTCAGCCCTTTAAGATTGAAGGTGAAAAGACTCTCTTCAACAAAATGCATCTCCACAGTCTGCCTTGGCCAGCAAATACCCTGACTACCAATCCGACTGAAAAAGTAAGAATGCGCGTCACGCTGTCCTACTTCATCGAACCCAACCCAGGCAATCGTGGTTACACATCACAGTTCCGCTACGCAAGTTGTGCTCTCAGGTTTAAAGTGTCGGCTCCTGGCCAGGCAGCCGAAGATTTGAACGCCGATGTAAACAAAATCGCATCAGACGAATTTATTACAGATGACAGACAACACGTCAGAGGCTCAACCGACGGTTGGCTACTCGGCCAGGAATGCTTCAAGGGCTCGATTCACTCAGATATGTGGGAGGGCTCTGCCGCTGATTTAATCAGCATGAAACACATTGCGGTCTATCCCGTTACAGGATGGTGGCGCACGCGATCCAGCCATGACCGAGCGGAGGCGATAATGAACTACTCATTGATCGTGTCGATTGAGTGCGCAAAGGAAAGTGTTGATATTTACAGCGAAATCGAAACCGTTATCGAGAACACGATTATGCTCCAACAAACTGTTTAA
- a CDS encoding AAA family ATPase — protein MATARQILELLKSHVAGDDERFRTAALQVAANEARKGHDDLAKQIQELISKAPRIAQFPSQTKTNSINFARPQGELAGLLELIQPTVALQQLVLSPDLSRRLKRVVKEQQQFNKLREHGLRPRQRLLLLGPPGCGKTMTAHALAHELGLPLFVLRLDALFTKFLGETASKLRIVFDAIESHRAVFLFDEFDSLGLSRGAQSDVAEMRRVLNSFLVFLEGMRGHSLIIAASNHPESLDDALFRRFDDIIEYTLPSQDELKAVFEQRLANEMRSAINWKKILDASATLNLAEAVRAADDAVKERLIEQKPKLTTALLLKAIDERVKRTKRKPIESHGARRTKKAPPTR, from the coding sequence ATGGCCACAGCGCGTCAAATTCTCGAATTGCTCAAAAGTCATGTGGCTGGAGATGATGAACGCTTTCGCACAGCCGCCCTACAGGTTGCGGCGAATGAGGCTAGGAAAGGGCATGATGATCTTGCCAAACAGATTCAAGAGCTCATCTCAAAAGCTCCACGAATTGCGCAATTCCCTTCACAGACAAAAACAAATTCTATAAATTTTGCACGGCCGCAAGGGGAGCTGGCCGGACTTCTCGAATTGATCCAGCCGACGGTTGCTTTGCAGCAATTGGTGCTCTCACCCGACCTCAGTCGCCGTCTCAAGCGAGTCGTGAAGGAACAGCAACAATTTAACAAACTTCGCGAACACGGATTAAGGCCACGCCAGCGTTTGTTACTTCTCGGACCTCCCGGATGCGGAAAAACAATGACAGCCCATGCTCTCGCTCACGAGCTAGGACTTCCGCTCTTTGTGCTTCGGCTTGATGCGCTTTTCACCAAATTCTTGGGCGAAACGGCCTCTAAACTTCGCATTGTCTTCGACGCAATCGAATCACATCGTGCGGTATTTCTTTTTGACGAATTCGATTCATTGGGTCTTTCGCGTGGTGCCCAGTCTGATGTGGCAGAAATGCGTCGTGTTCTCAACAGTTTCCTTGTTTTCCTAGAGGGTATGCGCGGGCATAGTCTGATTATCGCTGCATCAAACCATCCTGAGTCGCTGGACGACGCGCTCTTCCGACGTTTTGATGACATTATTGAATACACACTCCCATCTCAGGATGAGCTGAAGGCAGTTTTTGAGCAACGACTTGCTAATGAAATGCGTTCTGCTATAAATTGGAAAAAAATCCTCGATGCTTCTGCAACCTTGAATCTCGCTGAGGCCGTTAGAGCTGCTGATGATGCCGTCAAAGAAAGACTAATTGAACAAAAACCGAAGCTTACAACGGCACTTCTGCTGAAGGCTATTGATGAGCGTGTCAAACGAACCAAACGCAAACCCATAGAAAGTCATGGCGCAAGAAGAACAAAGAAAGCGCCACCTACGCGTTGA
- a CDS encoding DUF6876 family protein — MSQKTLTETDLRQFTGTEQWYRHPFARKVLYTDGVKHVADCGEAYWLLDEIAFAQGIPVIAAEQFQLWRLKLTSTNSASLDCEDGNMNLVFTKLIPFTDFPLDEITFFFTDNVLMLPSEY, encoded by the coding sequence ATGTCACAGAAAACCCTAACCGAGACCGATCTTCGCCAGTTCACCGGCACCGAACAATGGTATCGCCATCCCTTCGCACGCAAGGTGCTCTACACCGACGGGGTCAAACATGTCGCCGACTGCGGAGAAGCCTACTGGCTGCTTGATGAGATCGCTTTTGCACAGGGAATCCCTGTTATCGCGGCAGAACAATTCCAGCTCTGGCGGCTAAAACTCACTTCTACCAATTCGGCAAGTCTTGACTGCGAAGACGGCAACATGAACCTCGTGTTCACCAAGTTGATTCCGTTCACGGATTTCCCACTGGATGAAATCACATTCTTTTTCACAGACAACGTCCTTATGCTGCCAAGCGAATACTGA
- a CDS encoding Fic family protein, which translates to MVDIPIWNWQQEDWPQFRYDTAKLSGLEAEFLRNSGIFIGAIKHVTDDDRHQLIVELISDEALNTSEIEGEILNRDSLQSSIRRNFGLTTDNRKIPAAEQGIAQMMVELYRQFDTPLSNELLFHWHEMLMNGRRDIKDVGGYRTHDSAMQVVSGPLHEPKIHFEAPPSKSIPAEMKRFIEWFDRTGPGGKSPLPILTRAGIAHLYFVCIHPFEDGNGRIGRAVAEKAISEGLGHSTLVALSQTINRARKVYYAMLEGSNKHNEITDWLVYFAQAVLDAQAQAQRMVEFIIAKTKYFDRLRGQLNDRQQKAILRMMQEGPDGFKGGLNAEKYISLTGTSRATATRDLQDLVEKDALIQVGSLKSTRYHLPITFKL; encoded by the coding sequence ATGGTCGATATACCAATCTGGAACTGGCAGCAAGAAGACTGGCCACAATTCCGCTATGACACTGCTAAACTGTCTGGCCTAGAGGCTGAATTCCTCCGCAATTCCGGCATTTTCATAGGAGCCATCAAGCATGTCACTGACGATGACCGCCACCAGCTCATCGTTGAACTGATCAGTGATGAAGCCCTGAACACTTCCGAGATCGAAGGCGAAATACTCAACCGGGACAGCCTGCAATCCTCCATCCGCCGCAATTTCGGTCTCACCACGGACAACCGCAAGATTCCGGCAGCCGAGCAAGGCATCGCTCAGATGATGGTGGAACTCTACCGCCAGTTTGACACTCCCCTGTCGAACGAGCTTTTGTTCCACTGGCATGAAATGCTCATGAACGGCAGGCGTGACATCAAGGATGTAGGCGGCTACCGCACCCACGATAGCGCCATGCAGGTCGTATCAGGACCGCTTCATGAACCCAAAATTCATTTTGAAGCCCCTCCATCAAAATCCATTCCAGCCGAAATGAAGCGGTTCATCGAATGGTTTGACCGGACAGGACCGGGCGGAAAATCCCCCCTGCCGATCCTGACCCGCGCCGGTATAGCGCATCTGTATTTCGTCTGCATCCACCCCTTTGAAGACGGCAACGGACGCATTGGCCGAGCCGTGGCTGAAAAGGCTATTTCAGAAGGGCTGGGGCATTCTACCCTGGTTGCCCTCTCCCAGACCATCAACCGCGCCCGTAAAGTTTACTATGCGATGCTGGAGGGCAGCAACAAGCACAATGAGATCACAGACTGGCTCGTTTATTTTGCACAAGCTGTCCTCGACGCCCAGGCTCAGGCGCAAAGAATGGTTGAGTTCATCATCGCCAAGACAAAATATTTCGACCGGCTTCGCGGCCAGCTCAACGACCGGCAGCAAAAAGCCATCTTGCGCATGATGCAGGAAGGACCGGACGGGTTCAAGGGCGGACTCAACGCCGAGAAATACATCAGCCTCACCGGCACATCCCGTGCAACCGCCACCCGCGACCTGCAAGACCTTGTGGAAAAAGATGCTCTGATTCAGGTCGGGAGCCTGAAAAGCACCCGCTATCACCTGCCCATCACATTCAAGCTGTAG
- a CDS encoding GmrSD restriction endonuclease domain-containing protein encodes MKTLVYLDHLIQRDGLLYERSGNQAGDIGDYRKTLLIRDLENSGQRALLRKPDFQRATYAWSPKDCVDLLEAVLTEQVVPSVILWLDSYGSQYVLDGGHRISVLLAWIKNDWGDGPEVRALGDEHLEEAAKEAADQVRDLLKERRIGTFEEHKQAINVYESMTDSGRDPKVLMADSMLMMANNYRRWQSVEAGFPILWVRGDYQKAEESFLAINKSGQRLSEWETALVENRTGAFARVVMSIAFPNRARHCWPSQDLSSTEKAHLQVTTSKITEIRKRLFEYPYLQPIRDYKQPLLGHPAAQPDSGPTYVAEILTVVEGRRGLPSDTRDLLQRDKSSQGCDVIKNAERLTSETLEGLDNIYGPSPRSLSIMPLVYCYNGEGQCVRALLYGFLHWIISGTETQITNRKFAFTYYRRSFEAVLLTEKRNIVARFSRRIGSGGEVTLQLGRYFNGLLQLLIAHGGECVGTDFSASHAILLESSSLKKQSPSSVNSDAEPVKISQSRFYSGTVKKRLQVETIVKGLSMCEICGGYFYPGSNTQIDHNKRYRDGGQTSVENGRFVHPFCNNNRDRIERLQSGEEKVELPDYGQVRTENSQPQLNFFENLFFDAPAPWMELQESDAPSEVPEE; translated from the coding sequence ATGAAAACACTCGTTTATTTGGACCACTTAATTCAGCGTGATGGTCTTTTGTATGAACGATCTGGAAATCAAGCTGGTGACATTGGTGACTACCGTAAGACTTTGTTAATCCGTGACCTTGAGAACTCAGGACAGCGTGCCTTGTTACGTAAACCTGACTTTCAGCGAGCAACATATGCTTGGAGTCCGAAAGATTGCGTCGACCTTCTGGAAGCTGTTTTGACTGAACAAGTGGTTCCAAGTGTAATTCTCTGGCTTGACTCTTATGGTAGCCAATACGTGCTTGATGGAGGACATAGGATCTCAGTCCTCCTCGCTTGGATAAAAAACGACTGGGGTGATGGGCCAGAGGTTCGTGCATTAGGAGACGAACATTTAGAAGAAGCTGCAAAAGAGGCAGCTGACCAAGTAAGAGATCTATTGAAAGAACGGAGAATCGGCACTTTTGAGGAGCACAAACAGGCAATTAATGTTTATGAATCAATGACTGACAGTGGCCGAGACCCTAAGGTTCTTATGGCTGATAGCATGTTGATGATGGCCAACAATTATCGTCGTTGGCAATCCGTTGAAGCTGGTTTTCCGATTTTGTGGGTGCGTGGTGATTATCAAAAAGCAGAGGAGTCTTTCCTGGCTATCAATAAAAGTGGGCAACGTTTGTCTGAATGGGAGACTGCTCTAGTAGAAAACCGAACAGGTGCATTTGCGCGAGTTGTGATGTCAATCGCATTTCCTAATAGAGCGCGTCACTGTTGGCCCAGCCAGGACCTTTCAAGCACTGAAAAAGCACATCTGCAGGTAACTACAAGTAAAATCACTGAAATAAGAAAGAGACTTTTTGAATACCCTTACCTGCAGCCGATACGGGATTATAAGCAACCTCTTTTAGGGCATCCTGCGGCTCAGCCGGATAGCGGGCCTACATATGTAGCAGAAATTCTTACGGTCGTAGAAGGCCGCAGAGGATTGCCGTCCGATACACGAGATCTATTGCAGCGCGATAAAAGTAGTCAAGGTTGTGATGTCATCAAAAATGCGGAAAGATTGACCTCCGAGACTTTAGAAGGCTTGGACAATATATATGGTCCGTCGCCTCGATCGCTGAGCATCATGCCGCTCGTCTACTGTTACAACGGTGAAGGCCAATGCGTGCGTGCACTACTGTATGGGTTTCTGCACTGGATAATTAGTGGAACAGAAACTCAAATTACCAATAGAAAATTTGCGTTCACGTATTACAGAAGATCGTTTGAAGCTGTCCTTCTGACCGAAAAGCGAAATATTGTAGCACGTTTTTCGCGACGCATCGGTTCAGGCGGTGAGGTTACTTTGCAATTGGGTAGATATTTTAACGGCCTTTTGCAACTCTTAATTGCCCATGGCGGCGAATGCGTTGGCACCGATTTTTCTGCCAGCCATGCAATACTTTTAGAAAGTAGTTCACTGAAGAAGCAGTCACCTTCTTCAGTGAATTCGGATGCTGAGCCTGTAAAAATTTCCCAGAGCCGGTTCTATTCAGGAACGGTTAAGAAACGACTCCAGGTAGAGACTATTGTAAAAGGATTGTCGATGTGCGAGATCTGTGGCGGATATTTTTACCCCGGAAGTAACACGCAGATCGATCACAATAAGCGTTACCGTGATGGCGGACAAACCAGTGTTGAAAACGGTCGTTTTGTTCATCCGTTTTGCAATAACAACCGTGATCGTATCGAGAGACTTCAATCAGGCGAAGAGAAAGTAGAGTTGCCTGATTACGGACAAGTTCGAACAGAGAATTCACAGCCCCAGCTCAACTTTTTTGAGAATCTATTCTTTGATGCACCCGCACCCTGGATGGAATTGCAAGAAAGCGATGCTCCATCTGAAGTGCCTGAAGAGTAA